One genomic segment of Ferroacidibacillus organovorans includes these proteins:
- a CDS encoding histidine phosphatase family protein, protein MRGLLLIRHPKTLANQQRRYLGHSDSPCDPHALAAFLRVAERLAKLPITRIYSSDLGRAVVAAAQLGALLHLPVEQDSRLREMNFGAFEGLTHDEVMAFDRSSAVTWYENMMENNPPRGETGQHVAHRALHVLRELGEDATRTKRLYAVVSHGGPLRLYLAERLYGDCAKHFDVDFFHGRVFYDPLDALPFLLEEENEDARSQD, encoded by the coding sequence ATGCGCGGGCTCTTGTTGATCCGACACCCGAAGACGCTTGCCAACCAGCAGAGACGCTACCTCGGGCACAGCGATTCACCGTGCGATCCTCACGCGCTCGCCGCGTTTTTACGTGTGGCAGAGCGCCTTGCCAAGTTGCCGATTACGCGCATCTATTCATCGGATCTGGGGCGCGCAGTGGTCGCCGCCGCACAGCTTGGCGCGTTGCTTCATTTGCCTGTGGAGCAAGACTCCCGTCTTCGCGAGATGAATTTCGGAGCCTTTGAGGGATTGACGCATGACGAAGTGATGGCGTTTGATCGATCGTCTGCTGTCACATGGTACGAAAACATGATGGAGAACAACCCGCCGCGTGGTGAGACCGGGCAACACGTTGCGCATCGTGCGCTCCACGTTTTGCGTGAACTGGGCGAGGATGCGACGCGCACGAAACGGCTCTATGCCGTCGTGAGCCACGGTGGTCCGCTTCGTCTCTATTTGGCAGAGCGGCTCTATGGCGATTGTGCAAAGCATTTTGACGTGGACTTTTTTCACGGTCGAGTGTTTTATGACCCACTTGACGCATTGCCGTTTCTTTTAGAGGAGGAGAATGAAGATGCTCGATCACAGGATTGA
- the cobT gene encoding nicotinate-nucleotide--dimethylbenzimidazole phosphoribosyltransferase, whose product MLDHRIEEALAQIERPDAQAENAARARLNQLTKPRGSLGMCETLLIQSAGIQKRALPDFDHPHIVVMAADHGIVEEGVSAYPSEVTVQMVQNFLAGGAAVNALARAAHAQVHVVDMGMATAVDHPLLLQRAVRRGSRNFLREEAMTESEATDALLAGIALGQSLAEPGGRVVALGEMGIGNTTTSAALLAALVGIDPEDVVGIGTGVTEAVRRHKVDVIRSALAFHRTAQRDAFRALQCLGGYEIAGLVGVAIGAAQRRAVILLDGLISTVAGVVAQRLEPRLARYFIAGHQSEEPGHRIALEQLGLTPVLQLGMRLGEASGATLALTVLQASARAMREMATFEEASVEHAHDEPIERGQMKKETVGSHPVRVLPVAKDRGAACAEAALSQEVACAVPHALNEPGFSYAKEALEFSEHERAAVYKAIFLRRDIRQFARDPLPEDVLRRILDAGHHGPSVGFMQPWNFLVIRGQETKERLWRVVDRERMAAALHFEGDRRDEYLRLKVEGIREAPITVCITSDPTRGGAHVLGRNSIRDTDRFSVSCAIENIWLAARAENVAVGWVSIYQHADVQQILSIPPHVEPVGLLTVGYPLEWPQEPLLQRSGWRQRIPLEDLLFEETWGRQGAKPSAD is encoded by the coding sequence ATGCTCGATCACAGGATTGAAGAGGCGTTGGCACAGATTGAGCGGCCAGACGCACAGGCGGAAAACGCGGCGCGCGCGCGACTCAATCAACTCACGAAACCGCGCGGGAGTCTTGGAATGTGTGAGACGCTGTTGATTCAAAGCGCAGGGATTCAAAAGCGTGCGTTGCCCGATTTTGATCATCCGCACATTGTCGTGATGGCGGCGGATCACGGCATTGTCGAGGAAGGGGTGTCCGCGTATCCGTCTGAAGTGACGGTGCAGATGGTGCAAAACTTCCTCGCAGGTGGTGCTGCTGTCAATGCGCTGGCGCGGGCGGCGCACGCGCAAGTTCACGTTGTTGACATGGGCATGGCGACCGCGGTCGATCACCCGCTACTGTTACAGCGCGCTGTGCGTCGAGGTTCTCGCAATTTTTTGCGGGAAGAGGCGATGACGGAGAGCGAGGCGACAGACGCCCTGCTTGCCGGTATCGCCCTTGGCCAGTCTCTCGCTGAACCTGGAGGGCGCGTGGTGGCGCTTGGCGAGATGGGCATCGGAAACACGACGACGAGTGCGGCGCTCCTTGCGGCGCTGGTTGGCATCGATCCAGAGGACGTGGTGGGGATTGGAACTGGCGTGACAGAGGCTGTGCGTCGACACAAGGTGGATGTGATCCGCAGTGCGCTTGCGTTTCATCGCACCGCGCAGCGCGATGCCTTCCGAGCCTTGCAGTGTCTTGGGGGTTATGAAATTGCCGGGCTTGTAGGCGTTGCGATCGGCGCGGCGCAGCGTCGCGCGGTGATCCTGCTTGACGGATTGATCAGCACGGTCGCAGGCGTCGTCGCGCAGCGGCTTGAACCGCGTCTGGCGCGCTATTTTATCGCGGGCCATCAGTCCGAAGAACCAGGTCATCGCATCGCGCTTGAGCAACTGGGACTCACACCTGTCTTGCAACTCGGAATGAGATTGGGCGAGGCGAGCGGCGCTACGCTTGCGCTCACGGTGCTTCAGGCGAGCGCCCGCGCCATGCGCGAGATGGCGACGTTTGAAGAAGCGAGCGTCGAGCACGCGCACGATGAACCGATCGAGCGCGGGCAGATGAAAAAAGAAACGGTGGGCAGTCACCCTGTGCGCGTCTTGCCTGTGGCGAAAGATCGTGGTGCTGCCTGCGCAGAAGCGGCTTTGTCACAGGAGGTGGCGTGTGCTGTCCCGCACGCTTTGAATGAACCGGGATTCTCCTATGCAAAAGAGGCCCTTGAGTTTTCAGAACACGAACGGGCTGCAGTCTACAAAGCGATCTTTTTACGCCGGGATATTCGCCAGTTTGCGCGTGATCCGCTGCCAGAAGATGTGCTCCGTCGGATTCTTGACGCGGGCCATCACGGTCCGTCGGTCGGATTTATGCAGCCGTGGAATTTCTTGGTGATCAGGGGGCAGGAAACAAAGGAGCGACTGTGGCGCGTCGTCGACCGCGAGCGAATGGCTGCGGCTCTTCATTTTGAGGGTGATCGCCGCGATGAATATTTGCGCCTGAAAGTCGAGGGCATCCGCGAGGCGCCGATCACGGTGTGCATCACATCCGATCCAACGCGCGGCGGAGCCCACGTTTTAGGGCGCAACTCGATTCGTGACACAGATCGTTTTTCAGTGTCATGCGCGATTGAAAACATTTGGCTCGCGGCGCGCGCGGAGAATGTGGCCGTCGGTTGGGTGAGCATCTATCAGCATGCGGATGTGCAACAAATCTTGAGCATACCGCCGCACGTTGAACCAGTGGGGCTGCTCACCGTCGGATATCCTCTTGAGTGGCCACAGGAACCGCTTTTGCAGCGCTCTGGGTGGCGACAGCGCATACCGCTTGAAGACTTGCTCTTTGAAGAAACGTGGGGAAGGCAAGGGGCGAAACCATCTGCAGATTAG